Below is a window of Gimesia chilikensis DNA.
GGGCACCCACATCATTCTGACGCACCTGATCTTCGAACGGCAGCATCTTAATCTGTTTTCCACAGAAGCATGAATTCGCAAATCATATGCCAGAGATTCCCCGATCCCCAAAACTGTGCTGGAACATTGCCTTAAATGTCTGTCAGTCAGTCGATATCGAACTCCCGGTACCTGCTTGACCTGTTCGGCATAGATTTTGCTTTTCTGTCAGTGAACAGAATATTTATTACGCTTCCGATGAAGCGTAGCATCTGAATGAGGGGAATATCATGTTACGACACACAGCAGTATGTCTGTCACTGTTATTGATTGCCGCGGGTTGTAATCAGCAGACCGCCGAAGAAAAAGAGGCACTGGAAAACCGAGACCTGATGACCGAACCGGGGACGAAGACAGAAGCAGCCGCTCAGACTGCGGAAGCAGAGATGGAAGGGTCCGATCGGAGCACGGATACGAAAACAAACGCCGCCGACGTGACGAAAGCGGTTTGCGAGTTGGTCCCCGTTGGTGACAGTAAAGTCACAGGCATGATTTACTTCACCAAAGAAGGAGATCAGGTTCACGTTAAAGGTGAAATTAAAGGCCTAAAGCCGGGAAAACATGGTTTTCACGTGCATGAGAAGGGTGATCTCTCGGATAAGGAATCCGGTAAATCCACGGGGGGTCATTTCAATCCAGCTGATAAGCCACATGGTCGTCCCGCTGATTCCGACCGCCACGTGGGTGACCTGGGCAACATTGAAGCCAATGCAGAAGGAGTCGCCCAGGTCGACATCGTCGATAATGTGATCCAATTGCAGGGCGATCATTCAATCCTGGAGCGTTCGATTGTGGTGCATGCCGGGGAAGATCAGTTTACACAGCCGACCGGTGATGCGGGAGCACGAGTTGCTTTTGGGAAAATTGTGGCAGACAAAGCAGCGGCTGCAAAGAACTGAAGCGCACAAGCAGTGCTGTGCCCGAACTGTCAAACAGATCGCTGAGCTGCCAGGCGGGTTGCCTGGCGCTCAGTCGATTTTATTTCCGGATTTTCCGTTTGAAAATGAGTAATTAAATGCCTTACTTCATCTGCACTAACTGTGGAACGCAGTTCGCTGAGTCCAGCGAGCCGCTCCCGCAATGTACGATCTGTGCCGAAGAGCGGGAATTCATCGCCTGGGATGGACAGAGCTGGACAACAGCGGACGAACTGGCGTGCACTCATCGCAATGTTGTCAGCCAGGAAGGTTCCGGACTGATCGGCATCGGTATGGAGCCAACGTTTGCCATCGGGCAGCGGGCACTCTTGGTGAGACGTCCGGAGGGCAATGTGCTCTGGGACTGCATCCCCCTGCTGGACGAGAGTCTGGCCCAGTTGATTGAGGGCATCGGGGGATTGTCGGCGATTGCCATCAGCCATCCGCATTATTATGCCAGCATGGTCGACTGGGCGGAGCGTTTTGACTGCCCTGTTCTACTCCACGAGGCTGACCGGAAATGGGTCATGCGTCCCAGTCCTGCGATCGAGTTCTGGGAAGGGGACACC
It encodes the following:
- a CDS encoding superoxide dismutase family protein, translated to MLRHTAVCLSLLLIAAGCNQQTAEEKEALENRDLMTEPGTKTEAAAQTAEAEMEGSDRSTDTKTNAADVTKAVCELVPVGDSKVTGMIYFTKEGDQVHVKGEIKGLKPGKHGFHVHEKGDLSDKESGKSTGGHFNPADKPHGRPADSDRHVGDLGNIEANAEGVAQVDIVDNVIQLQGDHSILERSIVVHAGEDQFTQPTGDAGARVAFGKIVADKAAAAKN
- a CDS encoding MBL fold metallo-hydrolase, with the translated sequence MPYFICTNCGTQFAESSEPLPQCTICAEEREFIAWDGQSWTTADELACTHRNVVSQEGSGLIGIGMEPTFAIGQRALLVRRPEGNVLWDCIPLLDESLAQLIEGIGGLSAIAISHPHYYASMVDWAERFDCPVLLHEADRKWVMRPSPAIEFWEGDTRKMGADLTLIRCGGHFAGGTVLHWSSGADERGVLLSGDIIYVAQDRQWVSFMYSFPNRIPLSADKVEQIVSQVEPYQFERIHGAWWDKTVSTDAKAAVRRSARRYIQHLRD